In Callospermophilus lateralis isolate mCalLat2 chromosome 4, mCalLat2.hap1, whole genome shotgun sequence, one genomic interval encodes:
- the LOC143396977 gene encoding olfactory receptor 6C6-like — protein MKNQSTELEFILLGLSGDPVLQIVIFLFLFFNYILSLMGNLIIILLTLLDPRLKTPMYFFLRNFSFLEVLFTTVCIPRFLISILTGDRTISYGGCATQLFFFFLLGVTEFFLLAAMSYDRYVAICKPLHYPVIMNSRVCYQLVLSSWAAGLLIIFPPLLLGFKLDFCASKVIDHFLCDISPVLQISCTDTRLIELMAFVLAVMTLVLTLFLVVLSYTFIIITILKFPSGQQRMKAFSTCSSHMVVVSITYGSCIFMYMNPSAKERVALTKGVAVLNTSVAPLLNPFIYTLRNQQVREALQHMLQRFCSLQNNRTKVRHK, from the coding sequence ATGAAGAATCAATCAACGGAGTTAGAGTTTATTTTGCTTGGACTCTCAGGTGACCCTGTGCTACAAATTGTgattttcctgtttctttttttcaattatatCTTGAGCCTGATGGGGAACTTAATCATCATCCTCCTCACCCTGCTGGATCCCCGCCTCAAGACTCCAATGTATTTCTTCCTTCGAAATTTTTCCTTCTTGGAAGTTTTGTTTACAACCGTCTGCATCCCACGGTTTTTGATAAGCATTCTCACTGGAGACAGAACAATTTCCTATGGTGGTTGTGCAActcaattgttcttttttttcctattagggGTTACAGAGTTTTTCCTCCTGGCTGCCATGTCCTATGATCGCTATGTCGCCATCTGCAAACCTCTGCATTACCCAGTTATTATGAACAGCAGAGTGTGCTACCAACTGGTGCTCAGCTCCTGGGCAGCTGGACTCTTAATCATCTTTCCCCCTTTGCTCCTGGGATTCAAACTGGATTTctgtgcttccaaagtgattgatCACTTCCTGTGCGACATTTCTCCTGTCCTGCAGATCTCTTGTACAGATACACGTTTAATAGAATTGATGGCTTTTGTCTTAGCTGTGATGACACTTGTTCTCACATTGTTTTTAGTGGTCCTCTCCTACACATTCATCATCATAACCATTCTCAAATTCCCTTCTGGTCAACAACGAATGAAGGCCTTTTCTACCTGCTCCTCACACATGGTAGTTGTCTCTATCACTTATGGAAGTTGTATCTTTATGTATATGAATCCATCAGCAAAAGAAAGGGTGGCTTTAACTAAAGGTGTAGCTGTGCTCAATACCTCTGTTGCCCCTTTGCTCAACCCTTTCATTTACACCCTGAGGAACCAGCAGGTGAGAGAAGCTCTCCAGCATATGCTCCAAAGGTTTTGTTCTCTTCAAAACAACAGGACAAAGGTTAGACACAAATAA